In one window of Haemorhous mexicanus isolate bHaeMex1 chromosome 31, bHaeMex1.pri, whole genome shotgun sequence DNA:
- the LOC132340202 gene encoding protein S100-A11-like: MEQDLGMPAKPRTGPGTFQGRGRSRGCRWKRELPNACGADSARAGLPNFPRALFLILQLRTGAEPPPVPAMPTETERCIESLLAVFQRYAGREGDSCTLSKREFRAFMDTELAAFTKNQKDPGVVDRMMKKLDMNSDGQLDFQEFLNLIGGIAVACHDSLIVKAPKP; the protein is encoded by the exons AtggagcaggatttgggaatgcCCGCAAAGCCCCGGACCGGGCCGGGCACATTCCAGGGCCGCGGGAGGAGCCGCGGTTGCCGCTGGAAACGAGAATTGCCCAACGCGTGCGGGGCTGACTCAGCCCGGGCGGGGCTCCCGAACTTTCCCCGAGCTCTTTTCCTGATCCTGCAACTCCGAACCGGAGCGGAGCCGCCGCCTGTCCCAGCCATG cccaCGGAGACCGAGCGCTGCATCGAGTCGCTGCTGGCCGTGTTCCAGCGCTACGCCGGCCGCGAGGGCGACTCCTGCACCCTCTCCAAGCGGGAATTCCGCGCCTTCATGGACACCGAGCTGGCCGCCTTCACCAAG AACCAGAAGGACCCGGGCGTGGTGGACAGGATGATGAAGAAGCTGGACATGAACAGCGACGGGCAGTTGGATTTCCAGGAGTTCCTGAACCTCATCGGGGGCATCGCCGTGGCCTGCCACGACTCCCTGATCGTCAAAGCCCCCAAGCCCTAA